The following proteins come from a genomic window of Peptoniphilus equinus:
- a CDS encoding GntP family permease produces the protein MVNGLDGQRMLIALLIGIAILILLVLKTKVQAFLALIVTTVLVGIIGGMPLATQTIEVDGVEKAFGIVNSITTGFGGTLGSIGIIIGFGVMMGEIFEVSGAAKRMAYTFLKLFGKGREEEALALTGFFVSIPIFCDSGFIVLAPIAKALSESTRKSVIGLGVALASGLVITHSLVPPTPGPLGVAGIFGIDVGKFILLTLVLALPMTIACIAYSRQVLSKKFYRLMQADGTVVKAEYQEPDYEAAFKMDMSGIPGTFESFAPLLLPIVLILINTVATALGKTDGFMQVLIFLGQPIVAVGLGLIVAIFTLGRPFGREELLTAMERGMASAGIIMLVTGGGGALGQIIKDSGLGNFMADGLAQTAIPMIILPLVISTAMRFIQGSGTVAMTTAASISAPILIAAGVSPMLGAVACCVGSLFFGYFNDSYFWVVNRTLGVSEAKEQLQVWSVTSTIAWAVGVVEIIILSFFM, from the coding sequence ATGGTAAACGGTCTAGACGGTCAGAGGATGCTTATTGCGCTCCTGATTGGCATTGCAATTCTTATTCTTCTTGTACTTAAGACAAAAGTGCAGGCATTCTTGGCGCTTATCGTTACGACAGTATTGGTAGGCATCATCGGAGGCATGCCGCTTGCCACACAGACCATTGAGGTTGACGGTGTGGAAAAGGCATTCGGTATAGTCAATTCTATTACTACAGGCTTCGGAGGCACACTTGGAAGCATCGGTATTATTATCGGCTTTGGCGTTATGATGGGCGAGATATTCGAAGTATCGGGAGCTGCGAAGCGAATGGCGTATACATTTCTTAAGTTGTTTGGCAAGGGCAGAGAAGAAGAAGCCCTTGCGCTCACCGGTTTCTTCGTATCCATTCCTATTTTCTGTGATTCCGGATTTATTGTATTGGCACCCATCGCTAAAGCGCTTTCGGAATCGACACGTAAATCCGTGATTGGACTTGGCGTGGCACTGGCTTCAGGGCTTGTTATCACCCATTCTTTGGTTCCGCCGACACCGGGCCCCCTTGGTGTTGCGGGGATATTCGGTATTGATGTGGGTAAGTTCATACTGCTTACTCTGGTGCTGGCACTGCCGATGACCATTGCCTGTATCGCCTATTCTCGTCAGGTGCTCTCAAAGAAGTTTTACCGACTGATGCAGGCGGACGGGACAGTCGTCAAGGCTGAGTATCAGGAGCCGGACTATGAGGCCGCGTTTAAAATGGACATGTCAGGTATTCCGGGCACCTTCGAGTCATTTGCGCCGCTGCTTCTTCCTATCGTGTTAATTCTCATCAATACTGTAGCGACGGCGCTGGGCAAGACGGATGGATTCATGCAAGTCCTTATCTTCCTCGGTCAGCCTATCGTAGCCGTCGGACTGGGATTAATCGTTGCCATTTTTACACTGGGTAGACCGTTTGGTAGAGAGGAACTGCTTACCGCTATGGAGCGAGGCATGGCAAGTGCCGGTATTATCATGCTGGTGACCGGTGGTGGTGGCGCCCTCGGTCAGATTATCAAAGATTCCGGACTGGGCAACTTTATGGCTGACGGACTGGCTCAGACAGCCATTCCGATGATTATTCTGCCTTTGGTTATTTCAACGGCAATGCGATTTATTCAAGGCTCGGGCACTGTTGCTATGACCACGGCGGCCAGTATCTCGGCACCGATTTTGATTGCCGCAGGTGTCAGTCCTATGCTGGGCGCTGTCGCTTGCTGCGTCGGTTCGCTATTTTTCGGCTACTTTAACGACAGCTACTTCTGGGTTGTCAACAGAACCCTTGGTGTATCCGAGGCCAAGGAACAGCTGCAGGTATGGTCGGTAACATCGACGATTGCCTGGGCAGTCGGAGTCGTGGAGATTATAATTTTAAGCTTCTTTATGTAA
- the pdxA gene encoding 4-hydroxythreonine-4-phosphate dehydrogenase PdxA: protein MEKPLIAVTLGDPAGIGPEIVAQSIADKDIFDIARCIVIGDRKIMEQAIKIVKADLTIHVVEAPDEGDYSYGVLNMIDLDNIDMDKFEYGKVSAMCGQAAFDYIKKSIELTMQGEADAVATTPINKESLHAAAVDFIGHTEIFGALTGTDDPLTMFETNGLRVFFLTRHKSLRAMLDDIKKDRIIDYVQRCTDALRRLGVTEGTMAVAGLNPHSGEHGLFGWEEVNEIAPAVEVLKAEGFNVDGPVPADSVFHQAALGKYNSVLSLYHDQGHIATKTLDFDKTISITNGMPILRTSVDHGTAFDIAGKGIAGAVSMKEAIRLAAKYAPFFKQ from the coding sequence ATGGAAAAACCATTAATTGCGGTAACATTAGGCGATCCGGCAGGCATTGGGCCGGAAATCGTAGCACAGTCAATAGCTGATAAAGACATCTTTGATATTGCAAGATGTATTGTTATTGGCGATAGGAAAATAATGGAGCAGGCCATAAAAATTGTCAAGGCGGATCTGACTATCCATGTTGTGGAGGCTCCTGATGAGGGCGATTATTCCTATGGTGTGCTCAACATGATCGATCTTGATAATATCGATATGGATAAGTTCGAATACGGCAAGGTGAGTGCCATGTGTGGTCAGGCTGCCTTCGACTACATCAAGAAAAGCATTGAGCTTACGATGCAAGGTGAAGCGGACGCTGTGGCAACAACGCCGATCAATAAGGAGTCGCTTCATGCCGCAGCGGTTGACTTTATCGGTCATACCGAAATATTCGGAGCGCTGACGGGCACGGATGATCCGTTGACGATGTTCGAGACCAACGGACTGAGAGTGTTCTTCCTCACACGACACAAGTCGCTCAGAGCAATGCTTGATGATATCAAGAAAGATAGAATCATAGACTATGTGCAACGATGCACGGATGCACTGAGACGACTTGGCGTCACCGAGGGAACAATGGCGGTTGCGGGGTTGAATCCTCATTCGGGAGAGCATGGCCTTTTCGGTTGGGAAGAAGTCAATGAGATTGCCCCTGCGGTAGAAGTACTTAAGGCGGAAGGGTTCAATGTTGACGGGCCTGTACCAGCTGATTCGGTATTCCATCAGGCCGCACTGGGCAAATATAACAGTGTTTTGTCGCTATACCATGATCAGGGACATATTGCGACGAAGACACTTGATTTCGACAAAACTATTTCCATTACCAACGGGATGCCTATCCTGCGTACCTCGGTCGATCACGGTACGGCGTTCGATATCGCAGGCAAGGGCATAGCCGGTGCTGTCAGCATGAAGGAGGCTATTAGATTGGCTGCAAAATATGCACCATTCTTTAAGCAATAA
- a CDS encoding four-carbon acid sugar kinase family protein: MSECIVIADDLTGGNATGVLLKKMNYRAHTVLNLSAIDPIKLAECECVIYPTNSRGLDAQAAYDRVYEACETLASKDVRLYSHRIDSTLRGNLGSETDAMLDVLGEDYIAVCAPCFPATARIVCGGYMLVGGVPLHKTNIAFDPKTPVNISEVAELFRRQSRYGVVSVRLKELMAGKHHLADVINAHVEAGHRIICFDCISQEDLDLIADACIESGRNIVAVDPGVFTTTLARKLIVPRDKQVNSRILAVVGSVNPNARTQIEALWLAQITHRVMIETKKLLESETARQHEIDRVIEDVMSGCRQQQVTTIVSDGIYPENRLDFTLYMKKLQCSLDEVTAIINSAFAQITYEIFKQEPSFRAMYTSGGDITVAVCERFGTVGLRLRDEVLPLAAYGKILGGAFDGVHIITKGGSQGGPDAINLCITYLKEKLYI; encoded by the coding sequence ATGTCGGAGTGTATTGTAATTGCTGACGATCTTACCGGTGGCAATGCCACAGGAGTATTGCTTAAAAAGATGAACTATAGGGCGCACACTGTGTTGAATCTCTCAGCTATCGACCCGATAAAGCTGGCAGAGTGCGAGTGTGTGATATATCCGACCAACAGCAGAGGTTTGGATGCGCAAGCAGCCTATGACCGAGTGTATGAAGCGTGTGAGACCCTGGCGAGTAAGGATGTACGTTTATATTCTCATAGAATTGACAGCACACTCCGAGGCAATCTCGGCAGTGAAACCGATGCGATGCTCGACGTTCTCGGTGAGGATTATATCGCGGTGTGTGCACCTTGCTTTCCGGCTACGGCGCGCATCGTGTGCGGCGGCTATATGCTGGTGGGCGGTGTGCCGCTTCACAAGACCAATATTGCATTTGATCCCAAGACCCCGGTCAACATATCCGAGGTTGCGGAGCTATTTCGTCGGCAGAGTCGATATGGGGTTGTCTCCGTCAGGCTGAAGGAGCTTATGGCGGGTAAGCACCATCTGGCAGATGTCATCAATGCACATGTTGAAGCCGGACACAGAATCATATGTTTTGATTGTATAAGCCAAGAGGATCTTGACCTTATTGCCGATGCGTGTATTGAAAGTGGACGTAACATTGTGGCTGTAGATCCCGGCGTGTTTACCACAACACTGGCAAGAAAGCTGATTGTACCCAGAGATAAGCAAGTCAACAGTCGTATTTTGGCTGTGGTAGGAAGTGTGAATCCGAACGCCAGGACTCAAATAGAAGCTCTGTGGCTGGCACAAATCACACACAGAGTCATGATTGAGACCAAAAAACTGCTGGAGAGCGAGACTGCTCGTCAGCACGAGATAGACAGAGTGATTGAAGATGTCATGTCAGGATGTCGACAGCAACAGGTGACTACCATTGTCAGCGACGGGATTTATCCTGAGAATCGTCTGGATTTTACACTGTATATGAAAAAACTTCAATGCTCCCTCGATGAGGTAACTGCAATTATCAATAGTGCTTTTGCACAGATTACCTACGAAATATTTAAACAGGAGCCTTCTTTTAGAGCTATGTATACAAGCGGCGGTGATATTACCGTTGCTGTATGTGAGAGGTTCGGAACTGTCGGACTGAGATTGAGAGATGAGGTGCTGCCGCTCGCTGCTTACGGCAAAATTTTGGGTGGCGCATTCGACGGTGTGCACATCATCACAAAAGGCGGCAGTCAGGGCGGGCCTGATGCCATTAACCTATGTATTACCTATCTCAAGGAGAAGCTGTATATATAG
- a CDS encoding four-carbon acid sugar kinase family protein: MSIHSDILKQYKPIDEVAVDALLSEEIAKNNKKIVVLDDDPTGVQTVHDISVYTCWDEDSIRSAFAEKNNLFYILTNSRGFTEAETTKVHLDIAAVVDKVAKESGRDYLFISRSDSTLRGHYPLETKLLKDCYETYTGVKIDGEILCPFFKEGGRYTIDNVHYVKDGDTLVPACETEFAKDRTFGYTASDMPAYVEEKTGGEYKAESVICISLEDIRNMDFDRIETQLKSAENFNKIIVNAIDYADIKVFCVALYRAMHAGKMFMLRTAAAMVKVMGAVTDIPLLRREDMIVNETSHGGIIVVGSHTKKTTSQLACLKSLSEIAFIELNANLVRDEAAFESEVDRCVALEETYIKAGKTVCCYTSRSLIVANTGDKEDELRLSIRISNAVQSLVGKLSVTPSFVVAKGGITSSDIGTKALKVKRATVLGQIKPGIPVWQTGSESKFPKTPYVIFPGNVGEADTLKEAVEELL; the protein is encoded by the coding sequence ATGTCGATTCACAGTGATATTTTAAAACAGTATAAGCCAATTGACGAAGTTGCAGTTGATGCACTTCTCTCGGAAGAAATTGCGAAAAATAACAAAAAGATAGTCGTACTTGATGATGACCCGACGGGGGTGCAGACTGTTCATGATATTTCGGTGTATACCTGTTGGGATGAGGATAGCATAAGATCCGCTTTTGCAGAAAAGAACAATCTTTTCTATATTTTGACCAATTCAAGGGGGTTTACCGAGGCGGAGACCACGAAGGTTCATCTTGATATTGCCGCTGTGGTAGATAAGGTCGCAAAAGAATCAGGTAGAGACTATTTATTTATCAGTCGAAGCGACAGCACCTTGAGAGGTCATTATCCTCTTGAGACTAAGTTGCTTAAGGATTGTTACGAGACTTACACCGGCGTGAAAATCGACGGTGAAATATTGTGCCCATTTTTTAAAGAGGGCGGCAGATACACAATTGATAATGTGCACTATGTCAAGGACGGGGATACTCTTGTACCGGCTTGTGAGACGGAATTTGCCAAGGATAGGACTTTTGGTTATACGGCCTCTGATATGCCGGCTTATGTAGAGGAGAAAACCGGCGGAGAATATAAGGCGGAATCGGTCATTTGCATTTCTCTTGAAGATATTCGTAACATGGATTTTGACCGTATCGAGACGCAGTTAAAATCTGCAGAGAATTTTAACAAGATTATTGTCAATGCCATAGACTACGCCGATATCAAAGTGTTTTGTGTGGCGCTCTATCGAGCTATGCATGCCGGCAAGATGTTTATGTTGCGCACAGCGGCGGCTATGGTTAAGGTGATGGGCGCAGTCACGGATATACCGTTGCTGCGTCGAGAAGACATGATTGTGAATGAGACGTCACACGGAGGTATTATCGTTGTCGGATCGCATACAAAAAAGACGACGTCTCAGCTGGCGTGTCTCAAGTCCCTTTCCGAGATAGCATTTATTGAGCTCAATGCCAATCTTGTCCGGGATGAAGCTGCTTTTGAAAGCGAGGTTGACAGATGTGTAGCGCTTGAAGAGACCTATATTAAGGCCGGCAAGACTGTCTGTTGTTATACATCGCGATCACTTATTGTCGCCAATACCGGGGACAAGGAAGATGAACTCCGACTGTCGATAAGAATTTCGAACGCCGTACAGTCTCTGGTCGGCAAACTTTCAGTTACACCGAGCTTCGTCGTCGCCAAAGGAGGCATTACATCAAGTGATATAGGAACAAAAGCTTTGAAGGTAAAGCGAGCGACTGTTCTCGGGCAAATTAAGCCGGGCATTCCGGTGTGGCAGACCGGAAGTGAGAGTAAATTTCCTAAGACGCCATACGTGATATTTCCGGGCAATGTCGGCGAGGCGGACACACTTAAGGAAGCCGTAGAGGAACTATTGTAA
- a CDS encoding NAD(P)-binding domain-containing protein encodes MKVGFIGLGIMGRPMAKHLIQAGHAVMVSDIKTELEDELVSLGASKGNYAQMGETCEVVMTILPTAQIVQSVLFDEGGVAETMPSGGIIIDHSSVTPVESQACYEKLKAKGIGFLDAPVSGGEPGAIAGSLAIMVGGDDEVFDKVKPVMEAYASSILLTGESGSGSITKLANQIIVNNTIAIVSEALVFAAKAGADPEKVYKAIRSGLAGSAVLDAKAPMMLAHHFVPGGTIRVNHKDITNVVKTAHAIDAPIPYSAQLYEIMQVLKVHGYMGDDHAGIVRYFETLADCSVEQK; translated from the coding sequence ATGAAAGTTGGTTTTATAGGACTTGGGATTATGGGTCGACCTATGGCAAAGCATCTGATTCAGGCAGGCCATGCAGTTATGGTTTCCGATATCAAAACTGAACTTGAAGATGAGCTTGTTTCTCTTGGGGCCAGTAAAGGCAATTATGCGCAAATGGGTGAAACATGTGAGGTTGTCATGACCATTCTGCCGACAGCTCAAATTGTACAGTCTGTTCTGTTTGATGAAGGTGGTGTTGCAGAGACAATGCCGAGCGGTGGGATTATTATTGATCACAGCTCCGTGACACCGGTTGAATCGCAAGCTTGTTATGAGAAGCTTAAAGCTAAGGGCATAGGATTTCTCGATGCGCCGGTCTCCGGCGGTGAGCCGGGTGCCATAGCGGGTTCGCTGGCTATTATGGTTGGTGGTGATGACGAGGTTTTCGATAAGGTCAAGCCGGTTATGGAAGCTTATGCGTCATCGATACTATTGACAGGAGAGAGCGGCAGTGGCAGTATTACCAAGCTTGCTAATCAGATTATTGTCAATAATACTATCGCCATCGTATCTGAGGCCCTGGTGTTTGCTGCTAAAGCGGGCGCAGATCCGGAGAAAGTATATAAAGCAATTCGATCGGGACTTGCCGGCAGTGCAGTGCTCGATGCCAAAGCACCGATGATGTTAGCTCATCACTTTGTTCCGGGAGGCACCATTCGTGTCAATCACAAGGATATTACCAATGTTGTTAAGACGGCGCATGCTATCGATGCCCCCATACCGTATAGTGCTCAGCTGTATGAGATTATGCAGGTGTTAAAGGTGCACGGGTATATGGGCGATGACCATGCCGGCATCGTCCGGTATTTTGAAACGCTGGCAGATTGTAGTGTGGAACAGAAATAA
- a CDS encoding PrpR N-terminal domain-containing protein, protein MKHYTQSLKPIKICFLGYQRLTEIANEVVAKYPFDGCVIEVIDCVPEKLPELIRELATKGFDIYIAGGANAAVFSRYSQEHLLELAVRDVDYMSALKKASKIGKKIAVVWHRLAHEVNVSLLSDLCNVPADSLSYEDSAELYELMESSDYDVFIGASQVCSFAAQLGKSSVLIYAGEETVRSSLIRARHFAIELRKELTYHALNQSLIRNIPCGIIFTSVNGQISLINQIALNYLNLPSNFSQKRFLGDLFPNLSPDAFLLKDSQREESFKIIDGIRFRCTQVRVNSKGQPVGVLTILRIDNTLKNEKNILGTGQHLAKWKELVSMSECMNRAIELGKKYAMSSLPLALVGDVSLHRQLFAESIHTGGSRAHQPLIVINLPQISPADAGRHLLGSTDSNSSHVGLIEMAKQGTIILKNVQDACPAVQDILLDVLTNNQIIPIGGYDPISINVRFISIFDYPLPRSQIRPDLLSRLCTLQIDLPPLKERQEDIPILFKEAISNLRNQEFRIERFPKAVEALQLYSWPGGTSELEAVAGRFSLFLDENVKITPYTIHHMVIESIGEDNLYHELELLYPCLAERDMAAPNFQKAVEQLKYYLGDTNTSIAQKLGISRSSLWRDLKKTT, encoded by the coding sequence ATGAAACATTACACGCAATCTTTAAAACCGATCAAGATATGCTTCCTTGGATACCAGAGATTGACCGAGATAGCAAATGAGGTGGTTGCAAAATATCCTTTTGACGGTTGTGTTATTGAAGTCATTGACTGTGTTCCTGAAAAGCTACCTGAGTTGATACGTGAGCTAGCCACCAAAGGCTTTGATATCTATATTGCCGGCGGTGCCAATGCAGCTGTTTTTTCTCGATATTCTCAGGAGCATCTTTTGGAACTGGCTGTTCGTGATGTGGATTATATGTCCGCTTTGAAAAAGGCCTCCAAAATTGGGAAGAAGATTGCCGTTGTCTGGCATCGACTTGCTCATGAAGTCAATGTGTCCTTATTATCCGATCTATGTAATGTTCCCGCAGACAGTCTTTCCTACGAAGATAGTGCGGAATTATATGAGCTGATGGAATCTTCTGACTATGATGTATTTATAGGTGCTTCACAGGTATGCAGCTTTGCCGCGCAGCTTGGGAAAAGCAGTGTTCTGATATATGCGGGAGAAGAAACCGTTCGTAGTTCGCTCATCCGTGCCCGCCATTTTGCCATAGAGCTGCGCAAGGAACTGACGTACCATGCACTGAACCAGTCCTTGATACGGAACATTCCTTGCGGAATTATTTTTACCAGTGTCAACGGGCAGATCAGCCTCATCAATCAGATCGCCCTGAATTATCTCAATCTTCCATCCAATTTTTCCCAAAAGAGGTTTCTCGGCGATCTCTTTCCCAACCTATCGCCAGATGCCTTTCTGCTTAAAGACAGTCAGAGGGAAGAATCCTTTAAAATTATTGATGGGATCCGCTTTCGATGCACGCAAGTCCGTGTCAATTCCAAAGGTCAGCCAGTCGGTGTGCTTACGATTCTGCGCATTGATAACACGCTTAAAAATGAGAAAAATATACTGGGTACTGGACAGCATCTTGCAAAATGGAAAGAGCTGGTATCAATGTCTGAATGTATGAACCGGGCAATCGAACTCGGTAAGAAATATGCGATGTCCTCGCTTCCTCTTGCCCTGGTCGGCGATGTCAGCCTTCATAGACAGCTGTTTGCTGAAAGTATTCATACTGGCGGATCGAGAGCCCATCAACCCCTGATTGTTATCAACCTTCCCCAGATATCCCCGGCTGATGCGGGACGTCATCTGCTGGGTAGTACAGACTCAAATTCTTCTCATGTGGGTCTGATCGAGATGGCCAAACAGGGGACTATCATCTTGAAAAATGTTCAGGATGCCTGTCCTGCAGTACAGGATATCTTGTTGGATGTCCTGACCAACAATCAGATCATTCCCATTGGTGGTTACGATCCTATCAGTATCAATGTTCGATTTATCAGCATTTTTGACTACCCGCTGCCTAGATCACAGATTCGTCCTGATCTTCTGAGTCGTCTCTGCACTCTGCAGATCGATCTTCCTCCTCTTAAAGAGCGTCAGGAAGATATCCCAATCCTCTTTAAGGAAGCTATTTCCAACCTACGAAATCAGGAATTCCGTATCGAGCGATTTCCGAAGGCAGTCGAAGCACTTCAGCTATATAGCTGGCCGGGCGGTACCTCCGAACTGGAAGCGGTTGCCGGAAGATTTTCGCTTTTTCTGGATGAGAATGTCAAAATCACCCCTTATACCATTCACCATATGGTTATCGAATCTATTGGAGAGGATAATCTGTACCATGAGTTGGAGCTCCTGTACCCCTGTCTGGCAGAGCGTGATATGGCTGCCCCCAATTTTCAAAAAGCTGTGGAGCAGCTTAAATATTATCTGGGAGACACCAACACTTCGATTGCCCAAAAACTTGGAATCAGCCGTTCTTCCTTGTGGAGAGACTTGAAGAAGACAACCTAA
- a CDS encoding CaiB/BaiF CoA transferase family protein, with protein sequence MSKGLLDGIVVLDLTRVLAGPYCAALMADMGATVYKIEQPGKGDDSRQMGPFQNGESAYFINCNRGKLGCTLNLKSAEGKQLFFEMVKKADVLLESFRPGTMEKLGLSYDTLKEVNPGLIYGSISGFGHTGPYSKRAGYDIIGQAMGGLMSTTGWEDTPPTRTGTPMGDVLGGLSLAIGVLAALNNKQRTGEGEKVDVSLVDSVVSAMMNINMIYFTEGRIPRRIGNRYESTYPYDSFKAKDGDAIIGAGNDKLFALLCKEMGKEELVLDERFNTVTKRVANHKAIKELVEAWSVNYTVNELSDILNKAGIPASPINTIDRVAADPHIAGARNMFPVLEHPVAGKVKITNNQLKFTNKKADPSASSPLLGEHNEEIFCSFLGHTKEEFETFIEIGAI encoded by the coding sequence ATGAGCAAGGGATTATTAGACGGAATTGTTGTACTGGATCTGACCAGGGTGCTGGCAGGACCCTACTGCGCGGCACTGATGGCGGATATGGGAGCTACTGTTTATAAAATAGAGCAACCCGGAAAGGGCGACGACAGCCGCCAGATGGGTCCCTTTCAGAATGGGGAAAGCGCCTACTTTATCAACTGCAACCGCGGCAAGCTAGGTTGCACACTGAACCTGAAATCTGCGGAAGGCAAGCAACTGTTCTTTGAGATGGTAAAAAAGGCCGATGTGCTCTTGGAGAGTTTCCGCCCGGGTACTATGGAAAAACTGGGGTTAAGCTATGATACTCTGAAAGAGGTAAATCCGGGTCTGATCTATGGCTCGATTTCCGGCTTCGGTCACACCGGGCCCTACAGCAAGCGAGCGGGCTATGACATCATAGGTCAGGCAATGGGAGGTTTGATGAGCACGACCGGATGGGAGGATACTCCTCCTACCAGAACCGGTACACCGATGGGTGATGTGCTGGGCGGACTCAGCCTTGCGATCGGCGTTCTGGCTGCACTGAACAATAAACAGCGGACCGGAGAGGGCGAGAAGGTCGATGTATCTCTGGTGGATTCCGTAGTTTCCGCAATGATGAACATCAATATGATCTACTTTACCGAAGGCCGAATTCCCCGACGTATCGGTAATCGCTACGAGTCCACTTACCCTTACGATTCCTTCAAGGCAAAGGACGGCGACGCAATCATCGGTGCAGGCAACGACAAACTGTTTGCTTTACTCTGCAAAGAGATGGGCAAAGAAGAGCTGGTATTAGACGAGAGATTCAACACAGTCACCAAACGTGTAGCGAACCATAAAGCCATAAAAGAGCTTGTTGAGGCATGGTCTGTCAATTACACCGTAAATGAGCTTTCCGATATTCTGAATAAAGCTGGTATTCCTGCTTCGCCTATTAACACTATTGATCGTGTAGCTGCCGATCCACACATTGCAGGAGCACGCAATATGTTCCCGGTATTGGAGCATCCCGTAGCCGGTAAGGTGAAGATTACCAACAATCAGCTGAAATTTACCAACAAAAAGGCCGATCCCTCCGCCTCTTCTCCTCTTCTGGGAGAACACAATGAAGAAATATTCTGCAGCTTTCTAGGGCATACCAAAGAAGAGTTTGAGACGTTTATTGAAATCGGAGCCATATAA
- a CDS encoding hydroxymethylglutaryl-CoA lyase codes for MNYIKIIEVGPRDGFQNLKAYIPVEKKIATIEAMIDAGVKHLQVTSFVSPKAIPQLKDAVEIVSAVRTKHPDLDIFALIPNYCGAESAHSIGLKKVTNVISLSASHNMANIRRTHDQSFEELEKIIKSFPDMEVCLDIATAFGCPFEGKQRDVNKLLAFEQRAYNLGVRTFNLCDTVGMADPKQVRDFIAATRAAFPDIDIEIHIHDTRGLGIVCTLAGIEAGVDGIQSTLGGLGGCPFAPGASGNTATEDVVFMMDEMGIETGINFKKILTAAKDMYQSIEGNYSGSNIRVNNTIDELAQSACFL; via the coding sequence ATGAACTATATTAAGATTATTGAAGTAGGACCTCGCGATGGGTTTCAAAATCTGAAGGCGTATATCCCGGTCGAGAAGAAGATAGCCACCATCGAGGCAATGATTGATGCGGGAGTAAAGCATCTTCAGGTCACCAGCTTTGTCAGTCCCAAAGCGATTCCTCAACTGAAAGATGCGGTTGAAATAGTAAGCGCCGTACGGACCAAACATCCGGATCTGGATATTTTTGCCCTGATTCCAAATTACTGCGGGGCGGAAAGTGCCCACAGCATCGGTCTGAAGAAGGTAACCAATGTGATTTCCCTGAGCGCCAGCCACAACATGGCAAATATCAGAAGAACTCATGACCAGAGCTTTGAAGAGTTAGAGAAAATCATCAAGTCCTTCCCTGACATGGAGGTTTGTCTCGATATCGCAACGGCGTTCGGCTGCCCCTTTGAAGGTAAGCAGCGGGATGTCAATAAGCTGTTGGCATTTGAACAGCGGGCATATAATCTGGGTGTGCGAACCTTCAACCTGTGTGACACCGTCGGTATGGCTGATCCCAAGCAAGTAAGGGATTTTATAGCGGCAACCCGAGCGGCATTTCCCGATATCGATATCGAAATCCACATTCATGACACCCGTGGTTTGGGCATTGTATGTACTTTGGCAGGCATCGAAGCAGGTGTAGACGGTATACAGTCTACCCTGGGAGGACTGGGCGGCTGTCCATTTGCTCCAGGTGCTTCCGGAAATACCGCCACCGAGGATGTGGTTTTCATGATGGATGAGATGGGTATTGAGACCGGCATCAATTTCAAAAAGATCCTTACTGCAGCCAAGGACATGTATCAGAGCATCGAAGGTAATTATTCCGGCTCCAACATCCGTGTGAATAATACCATCGACGAGCTGGCACAGAGTGCCTGTTTCCTATAA